In Janthinobacterium rivuli, a single genomic region encodes these proteins:
- a CDS encoding tautomerase family protein yields MPILNLRLSTAPDARQSAAIAATLSQLTAQLLHKAPELTSVAISHLDAAHWFVGGPSLQAQGKASFFLDILISDETNTAAEKAAYIAAVFAAMEEYLGALHEVSYIHVHDARQAAWGYGGLTQQFRAVRKALQQP; encoded by the coding sequence ATGCCCATCCTGAACCTGCGTTTGTCCACCGCGCCCGATGCGCGCCAGTCGGCCGCCATCGCCGCCACCCTGAGCCAATTGACGGCGCAGCTGCTGCACAAGGCGCCCGAACTGACGTCGGTGGCGATCAGCCATCTTGACGCGGCGCACTGGTTTGTCGGCGGGCCATCCTTGCAAGCGCAAGGCAAGGCCAGTTTTTTCCTCGATATCCTGATCAGCGATGAAACGAATACGGCCGCCGAAAAGGCCGCGTATATCGCCGCCGTGTTCGCCGCCATGGAGGAGTATCTCGGCGCCTTGCATGAGGTCAGCTACATCCACGTGCATGACGCGCGCCAGGCGGCCTGGGGCTACGGCGGCTTGACGCAGCAGTTCCGCGCCGTGCGCAAGGCGCTGCAGCAGCCGTGA
- a CDS encoding LysR family transcriptional regulator — translation MDQLTALRALRRVVELGSFTAAGSALGISHSIVSRQIRQLESQLGAQLLNRTTRRFALTAAGQEYYLASRDILDALDAADRAVAMHQAQPSGSLRINAPMAFGTLELAAWLPDFSRLYPHIHIDLVCNDRIVDLIDDGFDVALRLARGLPDSTLVARQLASSRTVAVAAPAYLARHGHPATPQDLAQHNCLMYTSGDKPAEWSFTDSDGAAHKVAVRGSLQANTSVALREAAVGGMGIAGAAAFIVRDALRSGQLVEVLPGYTLHPRTLYALYPHSRQLSPKVRAFIDFAVQHYQDRRWD, via the coding sequence ATGGACCAGCTGACCGCCCTGCGCGCCCTGCGCCGCGTCGTGGAACTGGGCAGCTTCACGGCCGCTGGCAGCGCGCTGGGCATATCCCACTCCATCGTCTCGCGCCAGATCCGCCAGCTGGAAAGCCAGCTGGGCGCCCAGCTGCTCAACCGCACGACGCGCCGCTTCGCCCTGACGGCCGCCGGCCAGGAATACTATCTGGCCAGCCGCGACATCCTCGACGCCCTCGACGCGGCCGACCGCGCCGTCGCCATGCACCAGGCGCAGCCGTCCGGCAGCTTGCGCATCAATGCGCCGATGGCTTTCGGCACCCTGGAACTGGCCGCCTGGCTGCCCGATTTTTCCCGCCTATACCCGCACATCCACATCGACCTCGTCTGCAATGACCGCATCGTCGACCTGATCGACGATGGCTTCGACGTGGCGCTGCGCCTGGCGCGCGGCTTGCCCGATTCCACCTTGGTGGCGCGCCAGCTGGCCAGCAGCCGCACGGTGGCCGTCGCCGCGCCCGCCTACCTGGCGCGCCATGGCCATCCGGCCACGCCGCAAGACCTGGCGCAGCACAATTGCCTGATGTACACCTCCGGCGACAAGCCGGCGGAGTGGTCGTTCACGGATAGCGACGGCGCCGCGCACAAGGTGGCCGTGCGCGGCAGCCTGCAAGCCAATACCAGCGTTGCCTTGCGCGAAGCGGCCGTGGGCGGCATGGGGATTGCCGGCGCGGCCGCCTTCATCGTGCGCGACGCGCTGCGCAGCGGCCAGCTGGTGGAAGTGCTACCCGGCTACACCTTGCACCCACGCACCCTGTACGCGCTGTATCCGCACAGCCGCCAGCTGTCGCCGAAGGTCAGAGCCTTCATCGATTTTGCCGTGCAACACTATCAAGATCGCCGCTGGGATTGA
- the fmt gene encoding methionyl-tRNA formyltransferase, with the protein MKVIFAGTPEFAATALKDLHEAGFEIPLVLTQPDRPAGRGMQLHASAVKQYAQQHGIEVLQPLSLRMDSKDPQRAAEAKAAHERLLATDYDVMVVAAYGLILPRSTLDLKPCINIHGSLLPRWRGAAPIHRAIEAGDDETGVTIMQMEEGLDTGPMLAIERTPIEAGDSTASLHDKLATLGGKMIVETLRKMQQQPLEAVPQPEAGVTYAAKIAKEEAALDFSLPALELGLKIRAFNPFPGACGQVDGTTVKIWAAEVIEADSKEAPGQVLAADAQHGIVVACGNGSLRLTELQKPGGKRLPAAEFIKGFPLEGKRFV; encoded by the coding sequence ATGAAAGTGATCTTCGCAGGCACGCCTGAATTCGCCGCCACGGCCCTGAAAGACTTGCACGAAGCGGGATTCGAGATTCCGCTGGTGCTGACCCAGCCCGACCGCCCTGCCGGGCGCGGCATGCAATTGCACGCCTCGGCCGTCAAGCAGTACGCACAGCAGCACGGCATCGAGGTGCTGCAGCCGCTGTCCTTGCGCATGGACAGCAAGGACCCGCAGCGCGCCGCCGAAGCGAAGGCGGCCCACGAGCGCCTGCTGGCCACGGACTACGATGTCATGGTGGTGGCCGCCTATGGCTTGATCTTGCCGCGCAGCACGCTCGACCTCAAACCCTGCATCAATATCCACGGTTCCTTGCTGCCGCGCTGGCGCGGCGCCGCACCGATTCACCGCGCCATCGAAGCCGGTGACGATGAAACGGGCGTGACCATCATGCAGATGGAAGAAGGCCTCGATACGGGCCCCATGCTGGCCATCGAGCGCACACCCATCGAAGCGGGCGACTCCACCGCCAGCCTGCACGACAAGCTGGCCACCCTGGGCGGCAAGATGATCGTCGAAACCCTGCGCAAGATGCAGCAGCAACCGCTCGAAGCCGTGCCTCAGCCGGAGGCGGGCGTGACCTATGCGGCAAAAATCGCCAAGGAAGAAGCGGCGCTCGATTTCAGCTTGCCGGCGCTGGAACTGGGCCTGAAAATCCGCGCCTTCAATCCGTTTCCCGGTGCCTGCGGCCAGGTCGATGGCACCACCGTCAAGATCTGGGCCGCCGAGGTAATCGAAGCGGACAGCAAGGAAGCGCCCGGCCAGGTGCTGGCGGCAGACGCCCAGCACGGCATCGTCGTCGCTTGCGGCAATGGCTCCCTGCGCCTGACGGAACTGCAAAAACCGGGCGGCAAGCGCCTGCCTGCGGCCGAATTCATCAAGGGCTTCCCACTCGAAGGCAAGCGCTTCGTTTAA
- the def gene encoding peptide deformylase, producing the protein MSILNILRYPDPRLHTVAKPVTEFDARLQTLIDDMAETMYDAPGVGLAASQVDEHIQMMVIDTTEEKNQLQVFVNPEITWASEEKQVYDEGCLSVPGVYDGVERPARIKVRAQDRHGKQFELEADGLLAVCIQHEMDHLLGKVFVEYLSPLKRNRIKTKMIKEIRGLEREASLRAQNRRF; encoded by the coding sequence ATGTCCATATTAAATATTCTGCGTTACCCCGATCCGCGCCTGCACACGGTCGCCAAGCCCGTCACCGAATTTGACGCGCGCCTGCAAACCCTGATCGATGACATGGCTGAAACCATGTACGACGCCCCTGGCGTTGGCCTGGCCGCGTCGCAAGTGGACGAACACATCCAGATGATGGTGATCGACACCACCGAAGAGAAAAACCAGCTGCAAGTGTTCGTCAACCCGGAAATCACCTGGGCCAGCGAGGAAAAGCAAGTCTACGACGAAGGCTGTCTGTCCGTGCCTGGCGTCTACGACGGTGTCGAGCGCCCGGCCCGCATCAAGGTGCGCGCCCAGGACCGCCACGGCAAGCAGTTCGAACTGGAAGCCGATGGCTTGCTGGCCGTCTGCATCCAGCATGAGATGGATCACTTGCTGGGCAAGGTATTCGTCGAATACCTGTCGCCGCTCAAGCGCAACCGCATCAAGACCAAGATGATCAAGGAAATCCGTGGTCTCGAGCGCGAAGCGAGCTTGCGTGCACAGAACCGCCGCTTCTAA
- the dprA gene encoding DNA-processing protein DprA: MHAIATTADTATELAGWLRLQHLPGVGPVAARALLARFGLPPAIFAASFEALREVVPASVARAIAQPPKPVANSQLELTLQWLQRPGNAVLTLADAAYPQLLLEIADPPLLLYVRGRAELLSRPGVAIIGSRNASAQGMQNAAAFAQALSAAGLTIISGLALGIDTHAHEGGLRGAGATVAVIGTGADLVYPRRNLDLAQRIAEQGCIVSEYALGLPAMPGNFPRRNRLISGLARGVLVIEAAAQSGSLITARLAGEQGRDVYALPGSIHATLAKGCHALIKQGAKLVESADDVLQELQWLGGVPHVPPTVEDEPPLLAALGHDPLDADTLAARSGLAMGALMGELLALELAGRVERLPGGLFQRCK, from the coding sequence ATGCATGCAATTGCAACGACGGCAGACACGGCCACGGAACTGGCGGGCTGGCTGCGCCTGCAGCACCTGCCCGGCGTGGGTCCCGTGGCGGCGCGCGCCTTGCTGGCCCGCTTCGGCTTGCCGCCGGCCATCTTCGCCGCATCGTTCGAGGCCTTGCGCGAAGTGGTGCCGGCCAGCGTGGCGCGCGCCATCGCGCAGCCGCCCAAGCCGGTGGCCAACAGCCAGCTCGAACTCACCCTGCAATGGCTGCAGCGGCCCGGCAACGCCGTGCTGACCCTGGCCGATGCCGCGTATCCCCAGTTGCTGCTGGAAATCGCCGATCCGCCGCTCTTGTTATATGTGCGGGGGCGGGCGGAACTGCTGTCGCGTCCCGGCGTGGCCATCATCGGCAGCCGCAATGCCAGCGCGCAAGGCATGCAGAATGCGGCCGCCTTCGCGCAAGCCCTCAGCGCGGCAGGCTTGACCATCATTTCCGGGCTGGCGCTGGGCATCGACACGCACGCGCACGAGGGCGGTTTGCGCGGCGCGGGCGCCACGGTGGCCGTGATCGGCACGGGCGCCGATCTGGTGTATCCGCGACGTAACCTTGATCTGGCGCAAAGAATCGCCGAACAAGGCTGCATCGTCAGCGAGTATGCGCTGGGTTTGCCGGCCATGCCAGGTAACTTCCCGCGCCGCAATCGCCTGATCAGCGGCCTGGCGCGCGGCGTGCTGGTGATCGAGGCGGCCGCGCAATCGGGTTCATTGATCACGGCGCGCCTGGCTGGCGAGCAGGGGCGCGACGTATATGCCTTGCCCGGTTCCATCCATGCGACGTTGGCCAAGGGTTGCCATGCACTCATCAAGCAGGGCGCCAAGCTGGTCGAGTCGGCCGATGACGTGCTGCAGGAACTGCAATGGCTGGGCGGCGTTCCCCACGTGCCGCCAACGGTGGAAGACGAACCGCCGCTGCTGGCCGCGCTGGGCCACGATCCGCTCGATGCCGATACCCTGGCCGCGCGCAGCGGTCTGGCCATGGGCGCGCTGATGGGCGAATTGCTGGCGCTGGAGCTGGCGGGCCGGGTGGAACGCTTGCCGGGAGGACTGTTTCAACGCTGCAAATGA
- a CDS encoding DUF494 family protein, producing MFDILVYLYETYYRPDACPEPAVLARKLSAVGFDDVEISEALVWLTDLNAMAGVEQTLTASSTGTRFYVQQESDVLGTAAIGFIQFLESAKVLSPLQREIVIERALALDEAPVSLGKLKVIVLMLLWSQGKEPDALMFDDLFVDDEDLPPRLLH from the coding sequence ATGTTCGATATCCTGGTGTACCTCTACGAGACTTACTATCGCCCCGATGCCTGCCCCGAGCCGGCGGTCCTGGCGCGCAAACTGTCGGCCGTCGGTTTCGACGACGTGGAGATTTCCGAGGCGCTCGTCTGGCTGACGGACTTGAACGCCATGGCCGGCGTCGAACAGACCCTGACGGCCAGTTCCACGGGCACGCGTTTCTATGTGCAGCAGGAAAGCGACGTGCTGGGCACGGCCGCCATCGGCTTCATCCAGTTCCTCGAAAGCGCCAAGGTGCTCTCGCCCTTGCAGCGCGAAATCGTCATCGAACGGGCGCTGGCGCTCGACGAGGCGCCCGTGTCGCTGGGCAAGCTGAAAGTCATCGTGCTGATGCTGCTGTGGAGCCAGGGCAAGGAACCGGATGCCCTGATGTTCGACGACTTGTTTGTCGACGACGAAGACCTGCCTCCCCGCTTGTTGCACTAA
- a CDS encoding DNA topoisomerase III, with product MTKTLIIAEKPSVANDIAKTLGGFTKHDEYFESDEYVLSSAVGHLLEIAVPEEFDVKRGKWSFAHLPMIPPYFALNPIAKTEARLKVLNKLIKRKDVTTLINACDAGREGELIFRLIAQNAKAKQPVKRLWLQSMTPGAIRDGFSHLRSDEEMLPLADAARCRSEADWLIGINGTRAMTAFNSKEGGFYLTTVGRVQTPTLSIVVEREDKIKKFVPRDFWEVRAEFVCAAGIYEGRWLDTKFKKDENDPEKRAERLWSKTAADSIATACRGRQGIVTEESKPTTSMAPGLFDLTSLQREANSRFGFSAKNTLGLAQALYEKHKVLTYPRTDSRHLPEDYMPTVLQALETVKENSNYHQFAKQIIDKGWVKPNKRIFDNTKISDHFAIIPTTIAPKNLSEPEQKLYDLVTRRFMAVFFPPAEFQVTTRYTEVSGHQFKTEGKVMTNPGWLAIYGKEASTDADKESNGNGNLVPVAKGEKVQTESVNANGLVTKPPARFTEATLLSAMEGAGKLIDDDELRDAMAGKGLGTPATRAATIEGLLTERYLIREGRELIPTAKASQLMTLLKGLGVNELTAPELTGEWEYKLSQMEKGKISREEFMREIAQMTQIIVKRAKEYDNDTIPGDYATLETPCPNCSGVVKENYRRFACTKCEFSMSKTPGSRQFEIAEVEQLLKDRTIGPLQGFRSKMGRPFAAILRIVRDEEIKNFKLEFDFGQNDESEDGEGVDFTGQTPVGPCPKCNAGVYEMGLAYVCEHSMAKPKTCDFRSGRIILQQEILPEQMAKLLNDGKTDLLPGFVSQRTRRPFKAFLVRGKDGKVSFEFEERKAKPGAKTKAAAVEAEGEEGAAPAKKTAVKKAAVKKAPAKKAAAVKKPAAKKAPAKKAAAAE from the coding sequence ATGACAAAAACCCTCATCATCGCCGAGAAGCCTTCTGTCGCGAACGATATCGCGAAGACGCTTGGCGGCTTCACCAAGCACGATGAGTACTTTGAATCGGATGAATACGTCCTGTCCTCGGCGGTCGGCCACTTGCTGGAGATCGCCGTACCGGAAGAATTCGACGTGAAGCGCGGCAAATGGAGTTTCGCGCACTTGCCGATGATTCCACCGTATTTCGCGCTGAACCCGATCGCCAAGACGGAAGCGCGCCTCAAAGTATTAAACAAGCTGATCAAACGCAAAGACGTTACCACCCTCATCAACGCATGCGATGCGGGGCGCGAAGGCGAGCTGATTTTCCGCCTGATCGCGCAAAACGCGAAAGCCAAGCAACCGGTCAAGCGCCTGTGGCTGCAGTCGATGACGCCGGGCGCCATCCGCGACGGTTTCTCGCACCTGCGCAGCGACGAAGAAATGCTGCCGCTGGCGGACGCGGCCCGCTGCCGTTCGGAAGCCGATTGGTTGATCGGCATCAATGGCACGCGCGCCATGACGGCGTTCAATTCGAAAGAAGGCGGCTTTTACCTGACGACCGTGGGCCGCGTGCAAACGCCAACCTTGTCCATCGTGGTCGAACGCGAAGATAAAATTAAGAAATTCGTGCCGCGCGACTTCTGGGAAGTGCGCGCCGAATTCGTCTGTGCGGCCGGCATCTATGAAGGCCGCTGGCTCGACACGAAATTCAAGAAGGACGAGAACGATCCCGAGAAGCGCGCCGAGCGCCTGTGGAGCAAGACGGCTGCCGACTCGATCGCCACCGCCTGCCGCGGCCGCCAAGGCATCGTCACGGAAGAATCGAAACCGACCACCTCGATGGCGCCGGGCCTGTTCGACCTGACCAGCCTGCAGCGCGAAGCGAACTCGCGTTTCGGCTTCTCCGCTAAAAATACCCTGGGCCTGGCCCAGGCGCTGTATGAAAAGCACAAGGTGCTGACGTATCCGCGTACCGATTCGCGCCACCTGCCGGAAGACTACATGCCGACCGTGCTGCAGGCGCTGGAAACGGTCAAGGAAAACAGCAACTACCACCAGTTCGCCAAGCAGATCATCGACAAGGGCTGGGTCAAGCCGAACAAGCGCATCTTCGACAATACCAAGATCTCGGATCACTTCGCGATCATCCCGACGACGATCGCGCCAAAGAATTTGTCCGAGCCGGAACAAAAATTGTACGACCTGGTCACGCGCCGCTTCATGGCTGTGTTCTTCCCGCCTGCGGAATTCCAGGTCACCACGCGCTACACGGAAGTGTCCGGCCATCAGTTCAAGACTGAAGGCAAGGTCATGACCAATCCGGGCTGGCTGGCCATCTACGGCAAGGAAGCCTCGACGGACGCCGACAAGGAAAGCAATGGCAACGGCAATCTGGTGCCAGTGGCCAAGGGCGAGAAAGTACAGACGGAAAGCGTCAACGCGAATGGCCTGGTGACGAAACCGCCTGCGCGCTTCACGGAGGCGACCTTGCTGTCGGCCATGGAAGGCGCCGGCAAGCTGATCGACGACGACGAGCTGCGCGATGCGATGGCTGGCAAGGGCCTCGGCACGCCAGCGACGCGCGCGGCCACCATCGAGGGCTTGCTGACGGAACGCTATCTGATCCGCGAAGGCCGCGAACTGATCCCGACGGCCAAGGCGTCGCAGCTGATGACCTTGTTGAAAGGCCTGGGCGTCAACGAATTGACGGCGCCGGAGCTGACGGGCGAGTGGGAATACAAGCTGTCGCAGATGGAAAAAGGCAAGATTTCGCGCGAAGAATTCATGCGTGAAATCGCGCAGATGACGCAAATCATCGTCAAGCGGGCCAAGGAATACGACAACGACACGATTCCCGGCGACTACGCGACCCTGGAAACGCCATGCCCGAATTGCAGCGGCGTGGTGAAGGAAAACTACCGTCGTTTCGCCTGCACCAAGTGCGAATTTTCGATGAGCAAGACGCCGGGTTCGCGCCAGTTCGAAATCGCCGAAGTGGAACAATTGCTGAAGGACCGCACCATCGGCCCGCTGCAAGGCTTCCGCTCGAAGATGGGCCGTCCGTTCGCCGCCATCCTGCGCATCGTGCGCGATGAAGAGATCAAGAACTTCAAGCTGGAATTCGATTTCGGCCAGAACGACGAGAGCGAAGATGGCGAAGGCGTCGATTTCACGGGCCAGACGCCCGTGGGACCTTGCCCCAAGTGCAATGCCGGCGTGTACGAAATGGGCCTGGCCTATGTATGCGAACACAGCATGGCCAAGCCGAAGACATGCGACTTCCGCAGCGGCCGCATCATCTTGCAGCAGGAAATCTTGCCGGAACAAATGGCAAAACTGCTCAACGATGGCAAGACGGATTTGTTGCCTGGGTTCGTATCCCAGCGTACCCGTCGTCCGTTCAAGGCCTTCCTCGTGCGCGGCAAGGATGGCAAGGTGAGCTTCGAGTTTGAAGAGCGCAAGGCCAAGCCGGGCGCGAAGACGAAGGCGGCAGCCGTCGAGGCCGAAGGCGAAGAAGGCGCGGCGCCAGCGAAGAAAACGGCGGTCAAAAAGGCTGCCGTGAAGAAAGCGCCAGCGAAGAAAGCTGCGGCCGTGAAAAAGCCGGCCGCCAAGAAGGCGCCGGCGAAGAAAGCGGCAGCGGCGGAGTAA
- a CDS encoding alkaline phosphatase, whose protein sequence is MKPALKSALKLSLLTTLVAASVASAYAADAKNVIFFLGDGMGPSVVTASRIYQYGENGSLTMDTLERTARIKTFSNDAQTTDSAPSMAAYMTGVKMNNEVISMAQETIAKEPGRDANGNLGVDNCPAGGKSAPTILELAKAKGKAVGAITTTELTHATPATTFSHICNRNAQYAIAAQATPGGTGYNTALGDGVDVLMGGGRNHFTPWSASNKYGRADGRNLLTEFAAKGYTVAATKAEMAAAPGGKKFIGLYSTRSHLEYELDRTATPPLGEGATQPSLSEMTLKAIDLLSKNANGYFLMVEGGRIDHALHGINAKRALTDTIAFDDAIKAAIAKIKETDPTLANTLIVVTADHDHTLAFNGYGKRGNNILDINRGYKDNQPSKDADGNTYTTLVFGNGPNRPALRSNVDSATALKDNYLQETGVRLASETHGGGDVKLLATGAGAKPFKGTLDNTKVFDLLKAAFGF, encoded by the coding sequence ATGAAACCAGCATTGAAATCCGCCTTGAAACTGTCGCTGCTGACCACGCTCGTGGCTGCCAGCGTTGCCAGCGCCTACGCCGCCGACGCCAAGAACGTCATCTTCTTCCTCGGCGACGGCATGGGCCCGTCCGTCGTGACGGCGTCGCGCATCTACCAATACGGCGAAAACGGCAGCCTGACGATGGACACACTGGAGCGCACGGCGCGCATCAAGACGTTCTCGAACGATGCGCAAACGACGGACAGCGCGCCATCGATGGCCGCCTACATGACCGGCGTCAAGATGAACAATGAAGTCATCTCGATGGCGCAGGAGACGATCGCCAAAGAGCCCGGCCGCGACGCCAACGGCAACCTGGGCGTGGACAATTGCCCGGCCGGCGGCAAGAGCGCGCCGACCATTCTGGAACTGGCGAAAGCCAAGGGCAAGGCCGTGGGCGCCATCACCACCACGGAACTGACGCACGCCACGCCGGCGACGACGTTCTCGCACATCTGCAACCGCAATGCGCAATACGCGATCGCCGCGCAAGCGACGCCAGGCGGCACGGGCTACAACACGGCGCTGGGCGACGGCGTCGACGTGCTGATGGGCGGCGGCCGCAACCACTTCACGCCTTGGTCGGCCAGCAACAAGTATGGCCGCGCCGATGGCCGCAACCTGTTGACGGAATTTGCCGCCAAGGGCTACACCGTGGCCGCGACGAAAGCGGAAATGGCGGCGGCACCTGGCGGGAAAAAATTCATCGGCCTGTACAGCACCCGCAGCCACCTGGAATATGAACTGGACCGCACGGCCACGCCACCGCTGGGCGAAGGCGCGACCCAGCCTAGCCTGTCGGAAATGACCCTCAAGGCAATCGACTTGCTGTCGAAAAACGCGAACGGCTATTTCCTGATGGTTGAAGGCGGCCGCATCGACCACGCCTTGCACGGCATCAACGCCAAGCGCGCGCTGACGGACACCATCGCCTTCGACGACGCCATCAAGGCCGCCATCGCCAAGATCAAGGAAACCGATCCGACCCTGGCCAATACCCTGATCGTCGTCACGGCCGACCATGACCACACCCTGGCCTTCAACGGCTATGGCAAGCGCGGCAACAATATCCTCGACATCAACCGCGGCTACAAGGATAACCAGCCGAGCAAGGATGCCGATGGCAATACCTACACCACCCTAGTGTTCGGCAATGGCCCGAACCGCCCTGCCCTGCGCAGCAACGTCGACAGCGCCACGGCCCTGAAAGACAACTACCTGCAAGAAACAGGCGTGCGTCTGGCCAGCGAAACCCACGGCGGCGGCGACGTCAAGCTGCTGGCCACGGGCGCCGGCGCAAAACCTTTCAAGGGCACCCTGGACAACACCAAGGTGTTTGACTTGCTGAAGGCGGCGTTCGGCTTCTGA
- a CDS encoding alkaline phosphatase: MTRRKISVAGCSVAITLMLAACGSDAKKEEAVVEAPPKNVIFFLGDGMGLTTMTAARIYSVGEEGALTMDTLPETAFVKTFSNDAQVTDSAPSMAAYMTGVKMNNEVISMSANTVAIDPGTDANGNKLVNKCGTGNGTPATTLLELAKAKGFAAGVVSTARVTHATPAATYSHICHRDLENDIAAALVPGGTGYNSALGTAGLDVVLGGGAQFFKPFKDGGKRSDGRDLVAELKAKSYTVANNATDFKAVDAAKTERLFGVFTSSHMSYDLDRDAAKEPSLAEMTTKAMDVLAKNKKGYFLMVEGGRIDHALHETTAKKALQDTVAFDNAIKAAIEKAKLTDPTLANTLIVVTADHDHTLVLNGYAKRTGKTAAGNPGVLGVVKNYVTGAVEKDLDGAPYSIIGFGNGENRTQASRAAMASLDETVTSANNYHQEAVIRTAIGNETHGGTDVFLGAIGKGSETFLGTIDNTKVFGLVKTAGGL; encoded by the coding sequence ATGACACGCAGAAAAATTTCCGTCGCTGGCTGCAGCGTCGCCATCACCCTGATGCTGGCCGCCTGCGGCAGCGATGCAAAAAAAGAAGAGGCAGTGGTCGAAGCACCACCGAAAAACGTCATCTTCTTCCTCGGCGATGGCATGGGCCTGACCACCATGACGGCCGCGCGCATCTATTCGGTGGGCGAAGAAGGTGCGCTGACCATGGATACCCTGCCGGAAACGGCCTTCGTGAAAACCTTCTCGAACGACGCGCAAGTGACGGACAGCGCGCCATCGATGGCCGCCTACATGACCGGTGTCAAGATGAACAATGAAGTCATCTCGATGTCGGCCAATACGGTCGCCATCGATCCGGGCACGGATGCGAACGGCAACAAGCTGGTCAACAAATGCGGCACCGGCAACGGCACGCCCGCCACCACCCTGCTGGAACTGGCCAAGGCCAAGGGCTTTGCCGCCGGCGTCGTCAGCACGGCGCGCGTGACGCACGCCACGCCGGCCGCCACCTACTCGCACATCTGCCACCGCGACCTGGAAAACGATATCGCCGCGGCCCTGGTACCGGGCGGCACCGGCTACAACAGCGCGCTGGGCACCGCTGGCCTGGACGTGGTCCTCGGCGGCGGCGCGCAATTCTTCAAGCCGTTCAAGGATGGCGGCAAGCGTTCCGACGGGCGCGACCTGGTCGCCGAACTGAAGGCCAAAAGCTACACGGTCGCCAACAACGCCACCGACTTCAAGGCCGTCGATGCGGCCAAGACGGAGCGCCTGTTCGGCGTGTTCACGTCCAGCCACATGAGCTACGACCTGGACCGCGATGCAGCCAAGGAACCGAGCCTGGCGGAAATGACCACGAAGGCCATGGACGTATTGGCCAAGAACAAGAAGGGTTACTTCCTGATGGTCGAAGGCGGCCGCATCGACCATGCGCTGCACGAAACGACGGCCAAGAAAGCGCTGCAAGACACCGTCGCGTTCGACAACGCCATCAAGGCCGCCATCGAGAAAGCCAAGCTGACCGACCCGACCTTGGCCAATACCCTGATCGTCGTCACGGCCGACCATGACCACACCCTGGTACTGAACGGCTACGCCAAGCGCACGGGCAAGACGGCTGCCGGCAACCCTGGCGTGCTGGGCGTGGTGAAGAACTACGTCACTGGCGCGGTCGAAAAAGACCTGGACGGTGCTCCGTATTCGATCATCGGCTTCGGCAATGGCGAAAACCGCACGCAAGCTAGCCGCGCCGCCATGGCCAGCCTCGATGAAACCGTCACCAGCGCCAATAATTACCATCAGGAAGCGGTGATCCGCACGGCCATCGGCAATGAAACCCACGGTGGCACCGACGTCTTCCTGGGCGCCATCGGCAAGGGTTCGGAAACCTTCCTGGGCACCATCGACAACACCAAAGTATTCGGCCTGGTCAAGACGGCCGGCGGTCTGTAA
- a CDS encoding MBL fold metallo-hydrolase, whose protein sequence is MFTKTISSVLVSTVFAAGAASAAASAPLTLEVFNPGEAAIFPVASVLVAGKHDAVLIDAQFSRAEAQKLVEKIRASGKKLTTVYISHSDPDFYFGLDVIKAAFPQAKIVATPETVAEIRRKADAKVAYWGPILKDNAPHGIVIPEALTGKRISLEGRSLDIAGPTPARTYVWIPSIKAVVGGVVLFGNLHVWTADTQSLQSRQDWLKTLDGIAALKPVTVVPGHFKVGSPLTPDSIGFTRDYLVTFEAETAKAANSAALIEAMKMRYPKLGLDGALETSAKVAKGEMKW, encoded by the coding sequence ATGTTCACCAAAACCATCAGCAGCGTTCTTGTTTCCACCGTGTTTGCCGCCGGCGCCGCCTCGGCCGCCGCCAGCGCCCCCCTGACCCTGGAAGTGTTCAACCCGGGCGAAGCGGCCATCTTTCCCGTCGCTTCTGTATTGGTTGCGGGCAAGCATGACGCCGTGCTGATCGATGCGCAGTTTTCGCGCGCCGAAGCGCAAAAGCTGGTGGAAAAGATTCGCGCCAGCGGCAAGAAACTGACGACGGTGTACATCAGCCACAGCGATCCCGATTTTTACTTTGGCCTCGACGTGATCAAGGCGGCTTTCCCGCAGGCAAAGATCGTTGCCACGCCGGAAACGGTCGCGGAAATTCGCCGCAAGGCCGACGCCAAGGTCGCCTACTGGGGCCCGATTTTGAAGGACAATGCGCCGCACGGCATCGTCATTCCGGAAGCGTTGACGGGCAAGCGCATCAGCCTGGAAGGCCGGTCGCTGGACATCGCCGGCCCGACCCCAGCGCGCACCTATGTGTGGATACCATCGATCAAGGCCGTCGTCGGTGGCGTGGTGCTGTTTGGCAACTTGCACGTGTGGACGGCCGATACGCAAAGCCTGCAATCGCGCCAGGACTGGCTCAAGACCCTGGACGGCATCGCCGCCCTGAAGCCCGTCACCGTCGTGCCTGGCCACTTCAAGGTCGGTTCGCCCCTGACGCCGGACAGCATTGGTTTTACGCGCGACTACCTGGTGACGTTTGAAGCGGAAACGGCCAAGGCCGCCAATTCGGCCGCCCTGATCGAGGCGATGAAAATGCGCTATCCGAAGCTGGGCCTCGATGGCGCCCTGGAAACCAGCGCGAAAGTGGCGAAGGGTGAGATGAAATGGTAA